Proteins co-encoded in one Bacillus sp. FSL H8-0547 genomic window:
- the cax gene encoding calcium/proton exchanger: protein MNRIFFIVVVAGVPLSVIGRLLHWPEVIMFAVYCLTIIALAGYMGRATESLAVVAGPRVGGLLNATFGNAVELIISIFALKAGLIGVVLASLTGSVLGNLLLVAGLSFFVGGLKYKRQEFSVYDARHNSGLLIFAVIVAFVIPEIFSMDMDETKTLNLSVGISVILILLYVAALFFKLVTHRGVYKHETDEAGHDEEPEWTAKKALLILLLATAAVAYVSESLVHTFEAVGERFGWSELFIGVIIVAIVGNAAEHASAIIMAYKNKMNVAVEIAVGSTLQVAMFVAPVLVLISLLFTKKMPLVFTVPELISMITAVLLTISITNDGDTNWFEGATLLAAYLIMGIGFYLL from the coding sequence GTGAATCGAATCTTTTTTATCGTCGTTGTGGCCGGTGTGCCGCTTTCGGTTATTGGACGGCTGCTGCACTGGCCTGAAGTCATCATGTTTGCCGTATACTGCCTGACCATTATTGCTCTTGCAGGCTATATGGGTCGGGCAACAGAGAGTCTTGCTGTTGTAGCGGGGCCGAGAGTCGGCGGTCTGCTGAACGCTACGTTTGGAAATGCCGTTGAGCTGATCATTTCGATTTTCGCCTTAAAAGCTGGTTTAATCGGGGTTGTGCTGGCATCACTTACTGGATCAGTACTTGGGAACCTGCTGCTTGTCGCCGGTCTTTCTTTTTTTGTAGGGGGATTAAAATACAAACGGCAGGAATTCAGCGTTTATGATGCAAGGCATAATTCAGGGCTGCTGATCTTTGCAGTGATTGTCGCTTTTGTCATTCCGGAGATTTTTTCGATGGACATGGATGAGACAAAGACGTTAAACTTGAGTGTGGGAATATCCGTCATTTTAATTCTTTTATATGTAGCAGCGCTGTTTTTCAAGCTTGTCACACACCGGGGTGTTTACAAGCATGAGACGGATGAAGCGGGACATGATGAGGAGCCGGAGTGGACCGCGAAAAAGGCGCTGCTGATTCTCCTGCTTGCCACCGCCGCTGTTGCCTATGTGTCTGAAAGCCTTGTACATACATTCGAAGCAGTGGGAGAGAGATTCGGCTGGAGCGAACTGTTTATCGGGGTCATCATCGTAGCGATCGTCGGAAATGCTGCAGAGCATGCTTCTGCGATCATTATGGCTTATAAAAATAAAATGAATGTTGCAGTCGAAATCGCCGTCGGGTCAACGCTTCAGGTGGCCATGTTCGTGGCGCCTGTTCTCGTCCTGATTTCACTGTTGTTTACAAAGAAAATGCCTCTTGTTTTTACAGTGCCGGAACTGATCTCCATGATTACAGCTGTACTTCTGACGATATCCATCACCAATGACGGTGATACGAACTGGTTTGAAGGGGCGACGTTGCTTGCAGCTTACCTGATTATGGGCATCGGGTTTTATCTTCTGTAA
- a CDS encoding YfkD family protein codes for MALLLSISFSGSVSAAPKAKIPSSVLDISKENTYPNPTQDLPYLQPSEFTQGLIDTSKIAIENPNLIRLLNESSIPDNKLAIGYRATIFLGQWALNYESSETAVNWEYQKINTNFFDNRGGKAAVQIHYKQESQKQVKGGLTARIPNEEDVKKMMLLKAMKKTNLPLSFQTIIGTGSKKDQVYNVPVKRLGYLNAYAPAVSEKGKVTYGEVYLVLKGNKRKIVVQNVTSQGIGAWIPVQDHASFGFTVSEQPR; via the coding sequence ATGGCTTTGCTCTTATCAATCAGTTTTTCAGGCTCTGTGTCTGCAGCACCGAAAGCAAAGATACCAAGTTCGGTTTTGGATATTTCAAAAGAAAACACGTATCCGAATCCCACTCAGGATCTTCCGTATCTGCAGCCGAGCGAGTTTACACAGGGGTTAATCGATACATCAAAAATAGCGATTGAAAATCCTAATCTGATTCGTCTTTTAAACGAATCATCGATTCCGGATAATAAACTTGCAATCGGCTACAGAGCAACGATTTTTCTTGGTCAGTGGGCACTGAACTATGAGTCGTCCGAAACCGCAGTAAACTGGGAATATCAAAAGATCAACACGAACTTTTTTGACAACAGGGGCGGAAAAGCGGCCGTTCAGATTCATTACAAGCAGGAGTCTCAAAAGCAGGTCAAAGGCGGACTGACAGCGAGGATCCCGAACGAGGAAGACGTGAAAAAGATGATGCTGCTCAAAGCGATGAAGAAAACAAATCTTCCATTGTCTTTTCAAACCATCATTGGGACAGGTTCAAAGAAAGACCAGGTCTATAATGTCCCGGTTAAGCGCCTTGGCTATTTGAACGCCTACGCACCTGCCGTCAGTGAAAAAGGCAAGGTGACTTACGGCGAAGTGTACTTAGTGCTGAAAGGCAACAAGCGCAAAATCGTTGTCCAAAACGTAACATCACAGGGAATTGGAGCCTGGATTCCTGTACAGGATCACGCTTCCTTCGGTTTTACCGTTTCTGAACAGCCACGATAA
- the yfkAB gene encoding radical SAM/CxCxxxxC motif protein YfkAB, which translates to MNASAVNLLPITPSHDPWEAYLDVKQYGKMTLTNVEFTTTTLCNMRCEHCAVGYTLSPKDPQALPLELIIKRLEEVETLRSISITGGEPMLSRKSVDQYVLPLLKYARERGVRTQINSNLTLDLARFEKIAPYLDVLHISHNWGTLDDFAEGGFAMMEKKPSYAQRTAYFDRIVENSRALVDAGIMVSAETMLNKRTLPHIEKIHKQITEDMKCQRHEVHPMYPSDFASTLETLSLEETRAAIHHLLDIRNEDVWMLFGTLPFYACSTNVEDTELIKRLRASKNVTVRNDPDGRSRLNVNIFNGDIIVTDFGDTPELGNIQRDTLQSAYDRWNDTELARGLNCHCPAVSCLGPNLLVKNAYYPDVDFQSRKSVI; encoded by the coding sequence ATGAATGCATCAGCTGTGAATCTGCTGCCAATTACCCCTTCTCATGATCCATGGGAAGCTTATTTAGATGTAAAACAATATGGAAAAATGACCCTTACGAATGTGGAGTTTACAACGACGACACTTTGCAACATGCGGTGTGAGCATTGCGCCGTAGGGTACACCCTTTCTCCAAAGGATCCCCAGGCACTTCCGCTCGAGCTTATTATAAAGCGGCTTGAAGAGGTTGAGACGCTCCGCTCCATCAGTATTACAGGCGGAGAGCCGATGCTATCCAGAAAATCCGTTGACCAGTATGTGCTTCCTCTATTAAAGTATGCCCGGGAACGCGGGGTGCGTACGCAAATAAATTCGAATTTGACGCTTGATCTTGCCAGGTTTGAAAAGATTGCCCCGTACCTTGATGTGCTGCATATCTCCCATAACTGGGGAACACTCGATGATTTCGCTGAAGGCGGTTTTGCAATGATGGAGAAAAAACCGTCTTACGCTCAGCGCACGGCTTATTTTGACCGGATTGTTGAAAACAGCCGGGCGCTTGTTGATGCCGGCATCATGGTCTCGGCAGAAACAATGCTGAACAAGCGGACGCTTCCTCATATCGAAAAGATCCATAAACAGATTACAGAGGATATGAAATGTCAGCGGCATGAGGTACATCCTATGTACCCATCTGACTTTGCGAGCACACTCGAAACGCTGTCTCTCGAAGAAACACGAGCTGCCATTCATCACCTGCTTGATATTCGAAACGAGGATGTCTGGATGCTGTTCGGCACACTGCCGTTTTACGCGTGCAGCACAAATGTTGAGGATACAGAGCTGATTAAAAGGCTTCGCGCCTCCAAAAATGTTACCGTGAGGAATGATCCCGACGGCCGTTCAAGACTGAATGTCAACATTTTCAATGGCGACATTATCGTAACGGATTTCGGCGATACGCCTGAGCTTGGGAACATTCAGCGAGACACCCTCCAGTCGGCCTATGACCGCTGGAATGACACAGAGCTTGCGCGCGGCCTGAACTGCCACTGTCCTGCCGTATCCTGTCTTGGCCCGAACCTGCTTGTGAAAAACGCCTATTACCCTGATGTGGATTTTCAGTCTAGAAAATCAGTGATTTAA
- a CDS encoding DUF1128 domain-containing protein, whose product MNNLSEKSVENVEFMIEQIKEKLRVINIGAIKPSHFDEEMYEELKDIYDHVMKKNTFSPNEMQAIVEELGNLRKV is encoded by the coding sequence TTGAATAATCTGTCTGAAAAATCGGTTGAAAACGTAGAATTTATGATTGAGCAAATTAAAGAAAAGCTTCGCGTCATCAATATCGGCGCCATCAAGCCTTCTCATTTTGACGAGGAAATGTACGAAGAACTGAAAGACATATATGATCATGTCATGAAAAAGAACACGTTCTCGCCGAATGAAATGCAGGCGATCGTTGAAGAGCTCGGCAACCTCCGCAAAGTATAA
- a CDS encoding membrane protein yields the protein MIFRLIFFAAGLFILAFGVTLTIKANLGAGAWDALNVGLTDQIGLTVGSWIFIVGILIIVLNALIMREAPKVLGVMTILLIGFFVDFWMLRVFQEFEMQSFAGRAGILLSGIFLIAIGVSIYLQTNFPANPIDQLMLTLHEKFGLSLMAAKTIGEVGALLLALLFAGPIGLGTIIITFAIGPLIQLCNPRVHAVLGKWIAKT from the coding sequence ATGATTTTTCGGTTGATTTTTTTTGCGGCCGGTCTTTTTATTCTGGCCTTTGGGGTGACATTAACGATTAAAGCAAACCTTGGCGCCGGCGCCTGGGATGCGCTGAATGTAGGGCTGACAGATCAAATTGGCCTGACGGTCGGGAGCTGGATTTTTATCGTCGGGATACTGATTATTGTCCTTAATGCGCTGATTATGCGCGAGGCGCCGAAAGTGCTCGGTGTGATGACTATTTTGCTGATCGGCTTTTTCGTCGATTTCTGGATGCTGCGCGTTTTTCAGGAATTTGAGATGCAGAGCTTTGCAGGCAGAGCGGGAATCCTCCTTTCAGGAATCTTCCTGATCGCGATCGGAGTCTCCATCTACCTTCAAACTAACTTTCCGGCAAATCCGATCGACCAGCTGATGCTCACGCTTCATGAAAAATTTGGTCTCAGCCTGATGGCGGCAAAAACGATCGGTGAAGTAGGCGCTTTGCTGCTAGCGCTCCTGTTCGCAGGACCGATCGGCCTTGGCACCATCATTATCACATTTGCGATTGGACCGCTTATTCAGCTCTGCAATCCAAGGGTACATGCGGTGCTTGGAAAGTGGATCGCAAAAACGTAA
- a CDS encoding low molecular weight protein-tyrosine-phosphatase translates to MIKVVFVCLGNICRSPMAEGIMRHLIEKEGLSGLISADSAGTGNWHIGKGPHEGTRRMLEENQISFEGIAARQVSMADLTESDYIIAMDNENLGFLRRLAGYSKTGYVGRLMDFVPDSDIADVPDPYYTDNFEEVYDMVYNGCRLLLDRIMEDHHLKEAGDIDE, encoded by the coding sequence ATGATTAAAGTAGTATTTGTTTGTTTAGGGAATATATGCCGTTCGCCGATGGCAGAAGGCATCATGAGACATTTAATCGAAAAGGAAGGCTTGAGCGGGCTTATTTCCGCTGATTCCGCAGGCACAGGAAACTGGCACATCGGGAAGGGGCCCCACGAAGGCACAAGGCGTATGCTTGAAGAAAATCAGATCAGCTTTGAAGGAATCGCTGCAAGACAGGTTTCAATGGCGGACTTGACGGAAAGCGATTATATTATCGCGATGGATAATGAAAATCTGGGTTTTCTCAGAAGGCTTGCCGGTTATTCTAAGACAGGATACGTCGGCCGGCTGATGGATTTTGTGCCGGATTCGGATATTGCGGATGTGCCGGATCCGTATTACACCGATAATTTTGAAGAGGTGTATGACATGGTTTATAACGGCTGCAGGCTTTTGTTAGACCGGATTATGGAAGATCATCATTTAAAAGAAGCGGGGGATATTGATGAGTGA
- a CDS encoding SE1561 family protein yields the protein MGNAVHDKDSQLQYLKSRLNMFMNVIDSMDPESTDLEDIDRLINMLDELEIKQEQFKKDWNKE from the coding sequence TTGGGCAACGCCGTTCATGATAAAGACTCACAACTACAATATTTAAAATCACGGCTGAATATGTTCATGAATGTGATTGATTCCATGGATCCCGAATCAACCGACCTTGAAGATATCGACCGTTTAATAAACATGCTGGACGAACTTGAAATTAAGCAGGAGCAGTTTAAAAAAGACTGGAACAAAGAATAG
- a CDS encoding pyridoxamine 5'-phosphate oxidase family protein has protein sequence MSDSKQRVIQMLKDHKIGTLATIRENKPFSRFMLFFHEDLTLYTATNKETHKADDIESNPNVHVLLGLEGSGWNNEYAEVEGTASFEESAELKKKFWQEDLKEWISGPDDPNYVLLKIQPSSIRYYQKAGSEPEVIKM, from the coding sequence ATGAGCGATTCAAAACAAAGAGTCATTCAAATGCTCAAAGACCATAAAATCGGAACACTTGCGACCATTCGCGAGAACAAGCCATTCTCGAGATTTATGCTGTTTTTCCACGAAGATTTGACGTTGTACACGGCAACCAATAAAGAAACGCACAAAGCAGATGACATTGAAAGCAATCCGAATGTCCATGTTCTCTTGGGGCTTGAAGGCAGCGGATGGAACAATGAATACGCAGAGGTTGAGGGAACAGCATCTTTTGAAGAATCTGCCGAGCTAAAAAAGAAATTCTGGCAGGAGGATTTGAAAGAGTGGATTTCCGGTCCGGATGACCCGAATTATGTGCTGCTGAAGATTCAGCCTTCTTCGATCCGGTATTACCAAAAGGCAGGAAGCGAGCCTGAAGTCATCAAAATGTAA
- a CDS encoding OsmC family protein has product MEFKMREVGFSAEFEYGELHVAGNEDYGFRPYQLMVSSIAVCSGGVLRGILDKKRLEVEDITIQASVKRNEEEANRIESIAIHYVIKGNDLKEEKVDGAVKLARKNCPMVRSVEGSIEITETFEIKN; this is encoded by the coding sequence TTGGAATTTAAAATGAGGGAAGTTGGCTTTTCCGCAGAATTTGAATACGGGGAACTGCATGTGGCAGGGAACGAAGACTACGGGTTCCGTCCGTATCAGCTGATGGTCTCATCGATTGCTGTCTGCAGCGGAGGTGTTCTTCGCGGAATTCTTGACAAGAAAAGGCTTGAGGTAGAGGATATCACGATTCAGGCATCCGTGAAACGAAACGAAGAGGAAGCAAACCGCATTGAGAGCATTGCCATTCATTACGTCATCAAAGGAAATGATTTAAAAGAAGAAAAAGTGGATGGGGCCGTGAAACTTGCAAGAAAAAATTGCCCGATGGTGCGTTCCGTTGAGGGAAGTATTGAGATCACCGAAACATTTGAAATCAAAAACTAA
- a CDS encoding YihY/virulence factor BrkB family protein — protein MNESIIRSLIRRFSKDELIGLSAELAYFFLLSLFPFLIFLITLIAFLPLSQDDLLNFLAQYAPGESIKLIERTLTEIVAGSSGGLLSFGILATLWSASNGINAIVRAFNRAYEVEESRSFIVARGMAILLTIAMVFVILVALLLPVFGKELGVFLFSVFGLSDAFLAFWNMARWLVSAVILFIVFTALYFFAPNKRLHIKDVFPGAVFATVGWAVVSFAFSYYVSSFGNYSAAYGSLGGIIVLMIWFYLSGMIIMLGGELNAVLYSRKKQT, from the coding sequence GTGAACGAATCCATCATCAGAAGTCTGATCAGGCGTTTTTCAAAAGACGAGCTGATTGGCCTCTCAGCAGAGCTTGCGTACTTTTTTCTGCTGTCTCTCTTTCCGTTTTTAATCTTTTTAATTACATTGATTGCTTTTTTACCTCTGTCCCAGGATGATCTGCTGAATTTCCTCGCGCAGTATGCACCGGGGGAATCAATCAAGCTGATTGAGAGGACTCTGACTGAAATCGTGGCTGGATCTAGCGGGGGATTGCTCTCCTTTGGGATCCTGGCCACTCTTTGGTCGGCGTCAAACGGAATCAATGCCATTGTCCGCGCATTTAACCGTGCGTATGAGGTGGAAGAAAGCAGGTCATTCATCGTGGCACGGGGAATGGCCATTCTTTTAACCATCGCGATGGTGTTTGTCATTCTTGTTGCGCTTTTGCTTCCTGTTTTCGGAAAAGAATTAGGTGTTTTTCTCTTTTCCGTGTTCGGTCTGTCAGATGCCTTTCTGGCGTTTTGGAACATGGCAAGATGGCTTGTGAGTGCCGTCATTCTGTTCATTGTGTTCACCGCTCTGTACTTTTTTGCGCCGAATAAACGGCTGCATATTAAGGATGTTTTTCCGGGTGCTGTGTTTGCAACAGTTGGATGGGCTGTGGTCTCGTTTGCTTTCTCTTATTATGTATCAAGCTTCGGAAACTACAGCGCCGCTTACGGAAGCCTCGGGGGAATCATCGTCTTGATGATCTGGTTTTACTTGTCCGGCATGATCATTATGCTTGGCGGTGAGCTGAATGCCGTTCTTTATTCCCGGAAAAAACAAACGTAG
- a CDS encoding BH0509 family protein, whose amino-acid sequence MKRQERKNMIEFIAKMKDIESETLMYMTDEDIEHIYTLAYHSYIQWSE is encoded by the coding sequence ATGAAAAGACAGGAACGCAAAAATATGATCGAGTTTATCGCTAAAATGAAGGATATCGAGTCAGAAACGCTTATGTACATGACAGATGAGGACATTGAGCATATCTATACATTGGCTTACCACTCTTACATTCAATGGAGTGAGTAA
- a CDS encoding MFS transporter — MSKFKFAILVSIVAISGFSQGMLLPLIAVIFEKEGYSSSLNGLHATGLYIGVLLASPFMEGPLKKFGFKPLILVGGLMVALSLFGFLWFQSFWFWFLLRLLIGVGDHMLHFSTQTWITSISSEERRGRNISLYGLFFGLGFAAGPLMVPLAEINTSLPFIVSGSISLIAWAFVFFLRNDFPEHDTGSTSFFGTAKRFAKASRIAWVAFLPTFGYGFLEASLNGNYPVYALRTGIDVASVSIILTSFAVGAILFQLPLGMISDRYGRRNTLLFVMLSGFAAFMAASFAESLVPLMICFFTAGMMVGSTFSLGISFMADLLPKNLLPAGNLLCGIFFSIGSISGPFLGGLYIETVDSANFLHVVSFILLLIFITLAFYRQKKFEPVSS; from the coding sequence ATGTCAAAATTCAAATTTGCGATTTTAGTCAGCATTGTTGCCATCTCAGGCTTTTCTCAAGGAATGCTGCTGCCCCTGATTGCCGTTATTTTTGAAAAAGAAGGATATTCCTCCTCTTTAAACGGTCTACATGCGACAGGACTTTATATAGGGGTGCTGCTTGCGTCCCCATTCATGGAAGGACCTCTTAAGAAATTCGGCTTTAAGCCGCTGATCCTTGTCGGCGGACTCATGGTGGCGCTGAGCCTGTTCGGCTTTTTATGGTTTCAGTCCTTCTGGTTCTGGTTTTTGCTGAGGCTTTTAATTGGCGTTGGAGACCACATGCTCCATTTCTCCACCCAGACATGGATTACATCGATTTCATCCGAAGAACGGAGAGGTCGGAACATTTCGCTTTACGGCCTGTTTTTCGGACTTGGATTTGCGGCCGGACCGCTGATGGTCCCTCTTGCAGAAATCAATACGTCCCTGCCGTTTATCGTATCAGGCAGCATCAGTCTGATTGCCTGGGCATTCGTCTTTTTCCTGAGAAACGACTTTCCTGAGCATGATACAGGCTCAACCTCTTTCTTTGGAACAGCTAAACGATTTGCTAAAGCATCACGTATAGCGTGGGTTGCCTTCCTGCCGACTTTCGGATACGGATTTCTTGAAGCTTCTCTGAACGGCAACTACCCTGTATATGCTCTCAGAACTGGCATTGATGTCGCATCTGTATCCATTATCCTGACTTCGTTCGCCGTCGGCGCCATTCTTTTTCAGCTGCCGCTTGGCATGATCAGCGACCGGTATGGCAGAAGAAACACTCTTTTATTTGTCATGCTGTCCGGCTTCGCTGCATTTATGGCGGCAAGCTTTGCGGAAAGCCTTGTTCCGCTCATGATCTGCTTTTTCACTGCAGGCATGATGGTCGGATCGACATTTTCTCTAGGCATCAGTTTTATGGCTGACCTTCTGCCTAAAAACCTTTTGCCGGCGGGCAATCTGCTCTGCGGAATTTTCTTCAGCATCGGCAGCATATCCGGCCCTTTCCTAGGCGGGCTCTACATTGAAACCGTGGATTCAGCCAATTTCCTGCACGTCGTCAGCTTTATCCTGCTGCTTATTTTCATAACGCTCGCCTTTTACAGGCAGAAGAAGTTTGAACCTGTTAGTTCATAA
- a CDS encoding YtxH domain-containing protein, with amino-acid sequence MSESNSLFLKGVFAGAAIGGAITLLHKPTRDQFVRQGIALKDKTAVYIENPSLLTEEIKEQIDKARAVVQEAKDDIDFINEKINELKETTPQVLQMIEETKERFLTDK; translated from the coding sequence ATGAGTGAATCGAACAGTTTGTTTTTAAAAGGTGTTTTTGCAGGTGCAGCAATCGGAGGAGCCATTACTCTCTTGCACAAGCCCACAAGAGATCAGTTTGTCCGGCAGGGAATCGCGCTGAAGGATAAAACAGCTGTCTACATTGAAAACCCGTCGCTCCTGACTGAAGAGATTAAAGAGCAGATTGACAAGGCGAGGGCCGTTGTGCAGGAAGCGAAAGACGATATTGATTTTATTAATGAAAAAATCAATGAACTGAAGGAAACAACTCCGCAGGTACTCCAAATGATTGAAGAAACAAAAGAAAGGTTTCTGACGGATAAATAA